From a single Leptospira levettii genomic region:
- a CDS encoding adenylate/guanylate cyclase domain-containing protein codes for MDSYSLIYFVKPEGVISNWEYFWYQIPYGAPGILTFVVGLFLSYFAFQKFRKSKEDNRYFHLNLTISFISFGCVGLVLTTRAWIQDVETLVLWNDLLYFFVAPLAPTAFYLAFHMTGKQSKLLLYYSYVCWFASFVLYVGVILGKGFETTVFEFPFGKYPRGSAFVRPWGILAPLGYFLLILPSFIKHYHYIRKHYHLTLFHGVNLLFLLTTLNAPSILGFKVYPGGFFLFIPMLLVAYGVFRSDFFDVNELLFQKNGMFYFLFALLSFVLIFISFGVSFGLSPNAYESAKWYPWGIPPVISVFGAVFLSIIVAGANPSARINQLCAFALILTGFYVIQSVPLKLNISYVVQLRISQMTFVAFAFAPSIMVRLVFEAIGQKSPGWLKWIDLLCIIAAILAPSPYLFVGYYDYPWSRVHHGGPAELLVGANGAIALVLVLITFLRNKGYINFASKWIIGSFLLSALLLLAALLPSHGIPIYPIADFQFIPAFLLGYAVLRHGALSLEGRTIQLSQRLANLGLITMAIAAILYFPLIREQYGVGESAFHLTMIVLPLVLFNYLVVYIMSRPLAEELDISYFLLDLEKQKADEEREKALIAQDKAEEAREESEKLLLNILPYKVAQELKTKGSVNPVRFENATVLFTDFKGFTKVAEGMDEQSLIEELDACFTQFDEIILRNNLEKLKTIGDSYMCAGGLPVENRTSAIDACLAALEIQSFMNQLKEIKTALNLPFWELRLGIHTGPVVAGVVGRFKFAYDIWGDTVNTASRMESGGETGKINVSKETYELVKYFFVTEYRGKVHGKNKGDLDMYFVHRLRPRYSQDPDGKAPNQYFREVYSRISRGANIRWKKES; via the coding sequence ATGGATTCATATTCTCTAATTTATTTTGTAAAACCGGAGGGAGTCATCTCCAATTGGGAATATTTTTGGTACCAAATTCCATATGGTGCTCCTGGAATTTTGACATTTGTTGTCGGTTTATTTCTTAGTTATTTTGCGTTTCAAAAGTTTCGTAAATCAAAAGAAGACAATCGTTATTTTCATCTCAATCTGACTATATCGTTTATCAGTTTTGGATGTGTCGGCCTTGTATTAACCACAAGAGCTTGGATCCAAGATGTAGAAACACTAGTTTTGTGGAATGATTTATTGTATTTTTTTGTTGCCCCTCTAGCTCCCACCGCCTTTTACCTAGCCTTTCACATGACGGGGAAACAAAGTAAACTCTTGTTATACTATTCTTATGTTTGTTGGTTTGCAAGTTTTGTATTGTACGTAGGAGTCATTTTAGGAAAAGGTTTTGAAACTACCGTCTTTGAATTTCCATTCGGAAAGTATCCTCGTGGAAGTGCATTTGTAAGACCTTGGGGGATCCTTGCACCTTTGGGATACTTTTTACTCATCCTTCCATCGTTTATCAAACATTACCATTACATTCGAAAACATTACCATTTAACATTATTTCACGGCGTTAATTTATTATTTTTACTCACAACTTTAAATGCTCCGAGTATCTTGGGTTTCAAAGTGTATCCTGGTGGGTTCTTTTTATTCATTCCAATGTTACTCGTCGCCTATGGAGTGTTCCGTTCCGATTTTTTTGATGTGAATGAACTTTTATTCCAAAAGAATGGGATGTTCTATTTTCTATTTGCCTTACTTTCTTTTGTTTTGATTTTTATTTCCTTTGGAGTTTCCTTTGGGCTTTCACCAAATGCGTATGAATCAGCAAAATGGTACCCTTGGGGGATTCCTCCCGTCATTTCTGTGTTTGGTGCTGTTTTTTTATCAATCATCGTTGCGGGGGCAAATCCATCAGCTAGGATCAACCAACTTTGTGCCTTTGCTCTCATTCTCACCGGTTTTTATGTAATCCAGTCAGTACCATTAAAATTAAACATATCCTATGTTGTACAACTTCGAATTTCGCAGATGACCTTTGTGGCATTTGCGTTTGCACCGAGTATTATGGTGCGACTCGTTTTTGAAGCGATTGGCCAAAAGTCACCTGGTTGGTTAAAATGGATCGATTTACTATGTATAATCGCGGCGATCTTAGCTCCTTCTCCTTATTTGTTTGTAGGGTATTATGATTACCCTTGGTCAAGAGTGCATCATGGAGGTCCCGCAGAACTTCTTGTTGGTGCTAATGGAGCCATTGCGTTAGTATTGGTTTTGATTACCTTCCTTCGGAACAAAGGGTATATCAACTTTGCCTCCAAGTGGATCATTGGATCTTTTTTGTTGTCGGCTTTGTTACTGTTAGCAGCTTTACTTCCAAGTCACGGAATTCCTATTTATCCCATTGCCGATTTTCAATTCATTCCAGCATTTTTACTCGGTTATGCAGTGCTTCGGCATGGTGCATTGTCATTAGAAGGAAGAACCATCCAATTAAGCCAACGTTTGGCAAACCTTGGACTCATCACAATGGCCATTGCTGCTATTTTGTATTTCCCTTTGATACGAGAACAATACGGAGTGGGGGAATCTGCTTTCCATCTCACAATGATTGTTTTGCCACTGGTTCTATTCAATTATCTTGTGGTATACATCATGTCAAGACCTCTTGCTGAAGAACTTGATATCAGTTATTTTTTGTTAGATTTAGAAAAACAAAAAGCAGATGAAGAAAGAGAAAAGGCCCTCATTGCACAAGACAAAGCAGAGGAAGCACGAGAAGAATCCGAAAAACTTTTACTCAATATCTTACCATACAAAGTGGCTCAAGAACTCAAAACAAAGGGGAGTGTGAATCCAGTTCGTTTTGAGAACGCTACTGTCTTATTCACAGACTTCAAAGGATTTACCAAAGTAGCAGAAGGAATGGATGAACAAAGTCTCATCGAAGAACTGGATGCTTGTTTCACTCAGTTTGATGAGATTATCCTTCGTAATAATTTGGAAAAATTAAAAACCATTGGGGACAGTTATATGTGTGCTGGTGGTTTACCTGTGGAAAATCGAACAAGTGCCATTGACGCTTGTTTGGCGGCACTCGAGATCCAAAGTTTTATGAACCAATTAAAGGAAATCAAAACGGCACTAAACCTTCCCTTTTGGGAGTTACGATTGGGGATTCACACTGGCCCTGTTGTTGCGGGGGTAGTGGGTCGGTTTAAGTTTGCGTATGATATCTGGGGTGATACTGTGAACACTGCCTCTCGAATGGAATCAGGTGGTGAGACAGGGAAAATCAATGTGTCTAAGGAAACATATGAATTAGTGAAATATTTTTTTGTCACTGAGTATCGTGGCAAAGTCCATGGGAAAAATAAAGGGGATTTGGATATGTATTTTGTCCACCGCCTAAGGCCTCGTTATTCGCAAGACCCAGATGGAAAGGCACCTAACCAATACTTCCGAGAAGTGTATTCTCGGATTTCTCGTGGTGCCAACATCCGTTGGAAAAAAGAATCTTAA